A segment of the Sphingobacterium oryzagri genome:
ATAATGTGGCTGAGGGCACAAGTCGTTTGAATGCTTTGCGCGCTGCGCGTATTACTGGCTACAGCAACCAAACCTTTGCCAATGCTAATGCATTGATCGAAGCGGTTTACCTGGAGCGCTACAAGGAATTGGCCTTCGAAGGGCATCGTTTCTTTGATTTAAGAAGACGTAACTTGCCAGTGATCCGTACTGCGCAAGATATCGCTAGCGGTGCAGCTATTCCTCTGCAATTAAACACAGCAGATCGGAACTATATTTTGCCAATTCCGCAATCAGAAATCTTTGCAAACGAGAATATTATTCAAAACCGTGGTTACGGAATGAACTAATTAGAGTCTTCCTTCATGTTTCTCGAAAAGGAGGTGTTCTTAAAAAAAGGACACCTCCTTTTTTGTTTTGCCAATTATGGGCGTGCAAAATAAACTTTGTCAATGGCTGAATTACCGTCCTGTGGATCGATAATTCAGCCTTTCTGCTTATTGCAAATCTAACACCATTGTTTCGGGAAGCCAAATTGCTAAGCCGTAGATCCTCAATTAGCCGCTGGTATGGATGGCTCATTTCTGCCTGATGTTTTTTATTTGCTAAATCGACCAGTTTCAATAAGGCCATATCCGAAGTGAAGGCACCTTTGGTTTTGGTTGTCTTACGTCCCTGGCGATGAAAGCCTTCGATCTCAACGTCTAATTGGAAAAGCGAAATAGACTTCGAATATTCTATATTAATCTCCGCTATAAAGCGATTTTTTCGCTCATTGTATGTTTTCCGGAATGCCAAAGAGCATATGGGTAGATCAGTGTTACACTTATTTTACAATACATAGTCTCTGTTGCTGTTGTATTTGCTCTATAAAAATAGATTTTTCTTCTTGTTCGTCATCCTGTTTTGATCAATTACAGCTCTTTACGTATTATTTTACACGGCTTTCCATAATTCGTTTTCGTTTATTTTTCTTTCGAGATATTGTTATTCTCATCTTTAAATTTAATTGTTTGTTCGTTAAATTTTGTTTTCTGAAATTTTTGACTTTATATTGTGAAAAATTTGTTTTTTGCTGATTGCTATTAACTAAAGATGCGTTTAGTGTGCTTGTCTTAACTGTTTTTATAATTGAAAAATATGATTATGAGAAAAAATCTACTATAACAATGCTTTTACCTTCTTTAAGGTAAGACTTTCCTGCTGATTTGACTTTAGATTAGACTTTCTAGGTGTAATTTTCCGTAAGCTATCATGCGGCTAGAAGCCGTCTTGTAGGTTGCCTGATATGCTTATCGCTGAATGACCGCCCTATTTCTTAATCTATGTACGGGTGTGTACACTATTTCTTTTTGCTGCCGCGTTTTTTTCTGTAGACGGATATTAATTAACTAAACAATAATAATCAAATGAAAGAAAAATTACTCAGTATTTTTATTTTGTTGACCTGCCTGATAGGAGGGCTGTCAGCACAAACCAGGCAAGTGAGTGGGAGGGTAACTTCTGCTCAAGATGGCGAGCCTATTGGGGGCGTTTCCGTCGCACTAGTGGGCACAACAACGGCTACGCAGACCGACGCTGCCGGAAATTTTTCGATAGAGGTTACAGCAAATGGAACCCTGTTGTTCTCTTATATCGGTTACGTTAGTCAGCGAATCGCCGTCAACAACAATAGCGTTGTAAATGTTCGCTTAGGAGTCGATGAGAATTCGTTGGAAGAGGTTGTGGTTACTGCTCAGGGGATTGAACGAACAGCACGATCCATCGGTTATGCTGCACAGAAAGTTGACGGAGAAAATTTAGTTCAACGTTCTGAAACAAACGTGCTTAATGCGCTCCAGGGAAAAGTCGCGGGAGTTAACATCTCGAGTTCATCTGGCCAGCCGGGCGCTTCTACAAATATTAACATTCGGGGTATCACTTCCTTTGGTGGTAACAACCAGCCATTGATTGTTGTGGATGGTATTATTTTTAGCAACGATACCGATAATAGTCAAAATACACTATTTGGATCGCAACCGTCTAACCGGCTTAATGATATTCCGCCGGATAATATCGAATCGATCAATATTTTGAAGGGGCCAGCTGCATCTGCTCTTTACGGATCTAGAGCATCTGCTGGTGTACTAATGATTACCACGAAAAGTGGTAAAGGAATGGCTGGTAAGACAGAAGTAACATTCAATTCTTCAGCAAACTTTCAAAATGTTGCTTACTTGCCGGAGTTTCAAACGTCTTACGGACAAGGAACACAGAACCTTTACAATAACCAGTCGACAGCTTCGTGGGGACCGATATTTGGTAGTGTCAATGAGGTTGTTCAAGGTGGAACAGGGTTGACGGTTCCTTACCAAGCGTACCCAAATAACATGCGCGATTTCTATAATACTGGTGCTTTCTATCAGAACTCCTTAAACTTGGCGGGAGGGGATGACAAAAGTAATTTTGCGGCAGGACTGTCAAGTACCATACAGCATGGAATTGTGCCCAACAGTAAGTATAATCGACATACAGCAAATTTGGGTGGAAATCGTACGTTAAATAACGGAATCAAAATAGGTGGAACGATTACGTATTCCAAGACAAACCAACGTGGTTCGACAATGGGAAATGGCGGTAGTGCTTTCGGGCAAATTACCCGTATTCCGATGTCTTATGATCTGAATGGAACACCTATTTTGAATGCGGCTGGTAATCGCCAATACTTTCTGCCGGGGCAAAATAGTCCGCTTTGGAGCGTAGAGAATGAATTTTTTGAATCAGCTGTAGATCGCGCTTTCGGAAATCTTACCATCGGTTATGATTTTACCGACTGGCTAAATGTATCATATCGCGTAACGGCAGACACATATTTCGATCAACGCTCACAGGTGCTGCGCATAGGTGCAGCACGTGCACCACTCGGTGACATCGATGAGGAAACAAGATTTCGCAGCGAGATTAATGGCGATTTGATTATTAATGCCCATAAAGAGAATTTCCTTTTGGAAGGATTAAACGCAACCTTATTGCTCGGTCAGAATATCAATAGCCGAAACTTTCGAGAGACGGGCGTACTCGGTAGCGGGTTGTCCATGCTTGGATTTGACAATGTTGGCAATGCTTCCGTGTTTACGGGCTCGTATGCAAATCGAGAGCAGCGTAGATTGTTAGGACATTATGCGCAAATAGGATTGGCTTATCAGGATTATTTATTTCTTGAATTAACGGGCCGTGCCGATAAATCATCTACACTGCCTGTTAATAATAATACGTACTTCTATCCCTCTGCTTCATTAAGTTTTGTGCCGACTACAGCATGGGGAAATTTACAGTCTGACATACTCTCTTTTGGGAAAGTTCGTGGAAACATTGCTCGGGTTGGGCGCGATGCAGATCCTTACTTGCTCTATTCTATTTACAACATTACGACCTTTGGCAACAATACCGCTAGCATTCAATTTCCGTTATCGGTTGGCGGAGCCGCGATTCCCGGTTTTAATATCAGTTCGCGAATAGGTAACCTAAATTTAAGGCCTGAATTTGTAACCTCTTATGAACTCGGTACGCAGTTAGGCTTTTTTAAGAATCGAATTGATCTTGATTTTACTTACTTCAGCACGCGCAGTGTAAGTCAAATTTTTAATGTTGCAGTTTCCAACGCTTCTGGTTTTGATAACCGTACAAGTAACATTGGTGAAATGACCAATAAAGGTATCGAAGTCTTGCTAGGTGGATATCCCATTAGAAATTCTGCGTTCAGCTGGAAGATTGATCTCAATTTTACCAGAATACGGAACAATGTCGTATCGATATTTGGAGAAGAGCCCGTTGGCGGTGAAAACTTGACAAGTACTGTCATTCCAGATATCGATGCGTTTCTAGGTATTGCTCCCTCCATAGCCGAAGGGTATCCATATGGAGTTATTGTCGGTGCCGCGCATGCGCGCAACGATGCTGGCGAGCTTTTGGTAAATCCAAATACCGGCTTATTTATGCCAGCTATCGGAAATCGGGTTATTTCCAATCCACAAAAGGATTACACGCTGGGAATCGGCAATACGTTAAATTACAAAGGGTTTGCCTTAAACGCATTAGTTGATATTCAAAAAGGAGGCCAGCTGTTTTCCTTTTCGCAAGTTGATATGCGCAACAACGGTATGGTCGTTGAGACTGGCGTAGATCGGGATCAGCCGCGCATTCTGCCGGGCGTTATCAGTAATGGTGACGGTACGTACAGGCCAAATGATATTCAGATCTCCGCGCAGAGTTATTGGCAAGGCCTTGGTGGTATAGGTTCCGAAGCGGCGGTATTCGATGCCACGTCTTATCGGTTGCGGGAAGTTTCTTTGAGCTACAGTCTTCCGCAAAGCCTAATGAAAAACACACCTTTTGGCCAATTGTCGGTAGGTGTCAGCGGTAGAAATTTGTGGATGTTTGCACCTGGTTTTCCAAGTGATCCGGAGGTCAATACACAAGGTGCTGGAAATGCGCAAGGGCTAGATTTAAATGGTGCGCCAACTACAAGAAATTACGGGTTTAACCTACGTGTTACTTTTTAATCAGGAAATCAATATGAAATTCATAAAAAATAAATTAGGACTAGCTACGCTCGCTACAGCAATCATCTTTGCGGGCTGTAATAAATTTTTGGATGTGAATGATACACCCAACGATCCGTTGGAGGTGCCACCATCCACCCTGTTGTCTACAGGTTTGGCCGGTACAGCTTTTGCTGTTTCCAACGAGTTGAACCGCTTTGCGTCAACCATTATGAGTGTGACGGCTGGAGCTGCTGGCAATCCGCTAGCGTGGGATATTTATAACAATGTTACTGGTGCGGAGTTTGGTAATCAGTGGAATTTTGAACTGTACGGCGGTGCATTAATCAATTACAGAAAAATGATCCAGGCTGCAGAAGCGCAGCAGGGAGCGGCTTATGCTGGTATCGGTAAAATTATGACAGCTTATACATTTTCCGTAGTGACAAATACATGGGGCGATGTGCCTTATTCCGAAGCACTTCAAGGTGATGTTGAAGTGACTACGCCGCGATTAGATGCGCAACGGGATATTTATCTTGGCAATAGCGCCGAGAATATTCAAGGCTTGATCGATATGGTTAGAGAAGGGCTTGCTGATCTCGATCGGGAAAGCATCGTTAACCCAGGGGCTACCGATATCGTCTATGGCGGTAACATAGATCGATGGAGACGGGCAGGAAATTTGCTACTGCTTAAATTAGCGATGCAGATTAGTCAGGTCGAGCCAACCATCTCATCGCAGGTCATTCGCGAAGTGATGGAAGCAAATCACTACATAAATGAGAATGCTGGAAATTTATCCGTCAGATTTGGCGGGCAGGTGGGAAGTCAGTCTCCGCTATGGACACTCACAAACAACTCGTTGTTTCAAAATGAATTGTTGATCAGTACGCGATTTTTGAATCTGCTACAAGGTCTGAACGATCCGCGACTGCCCAACTTTGTTACGCGCGTACAGCAAACTCCAGGAGCAACGCCGACATACGTAACGATAGATAACGGCTTCCGTGGCGTGGTTCCGCTGGCCACACTGACAAATCCACAAAGACCGGGCCGATCGGTGTACAACAGTTATGCCACGGGCGTTTCCGGCGAAGGACCTGTGCGCTTGCTGACCTATGCACAAACTTCATTTATTCTTG
Coding sequences within it:
- a CDS encoding SusC/RagA family TonB-linked outer membrane protein, with amino-acid sequence MKEKLLSIFILLTCLIGGLSAQTRQVSGRVTSAQDGEPIGGVSVALVGTTTATQTDAAGNFSIEVTANGTLLFSYIGYVSQRIAVNNNSVVNVRLGVDENSLEEVVVTAQGIERTARSIGYAAQKVDGENLVQRSETNVLNALQGKVAGVNISSSSGQPGASTNINIRGITSFGGNNQPLIVVDGIIFSNDTDNSQNTLFGSQPSNRLNDIPPDNIESINILKGPAASALYGSRASAGVLMITTKSGKGMAGKTEVTFNSSANFQNVAYLPEFQTSYGQGTQNLYNNQSTASWGPIFGSVNEVVQGGTGLTVPYQAYPNNMRDFYNTGAFYQNSLNLAGGDDKSNFAAGLSSTIQHGIVPNSKYNRHTANLGGNRTLNNGIKIGGTITYSKTNQRGSTMGNGGSAFGQITRIPMSYDLNGTPILNAAGNRQYFLPGQNSPLWSVENEFFESAVDRAFGNLTIGYDFTDWLNVSYRVTADTYFDQRSQVLRIGAARAPLGDIDEETRFRSEINGDLIINAHKENFLLEGLNATLLLGQNINSRNFRETGVLGSGLSMLGFDNVGNASVFTGSYANREQRRLLGHYAQIGLAYQDYLFLELTGRADKSSTLPVNNNTYFYPSASLSFVPTTAWGNLQSDILSFGKVRGNIARVGRDADPYLLYSIYNITTFGNNTASIQFPLSVGGAAIPGFNISSRIGNLNLRPEFVTSYELGTQLGFFKNRIDLDFTYFSTRSVSQIFNVAVSNASGFDNRTSNIGEMTNKGIEVLLGGYPIRNSAFSWKIDLNFTRIRNNVVSIFGEEPVGGENLTSTVIPDIDAFLGIAPSIAEGYPYGVIVGAAHARNDAGELLVNPNTGLFMPAIGNRVISNPQKDYTLGIGNTLNYKGFALNALVDIQKGGQLFSFSQVDMRNNGMVVETGVDRDQPRILPGVISNGDGTYRPNDIQISAQSYWQGLGGIGSEAAVFDATSYRLREVSLSYSLPQSLMKNTPFGQLSVGVSGRNLWMFAPGFPSDPEVNTQGAGNAQGLDLNGAPTTRNYGFNLRVTF
- a CDS encoding SusD/RagB family nutrient-binding outer membrane lipoprotein, which translates into the protein MKFIKNKLGLATLATAIIFAGCNKFLDVNDTPNDPLEVPPSTLLSTGLAGTAFAVSNELNRFASTIMSVTAGAAGNPLAWDIYNNVTGAEFGNQWNFELYGGALINYRKMIQAAEAQQGAAYAGIGKIMTAYTFSVVTNTWGDVPYSEALQGDVEVTTPRLDAQRDIYLGNSAENIQGLIDMVREGLADLDRESIVNPGATDIVYGGNIDRWRRAGNLLLLKLAMQISQVEPTISSQVIREVMEANHYINENAGNLSVRFGGQVGSQSPLWTLTNNSLFQNELLISTRFLNLLQGLNDPRLPNFVTRVQQTPGATPTYVTIDNGFRGVVPLATLTNPQRPGRSVYNSYATGVSGEGPVRLLTYAQTSFILAEAVVRFGLAGDAQALYAQGIRASMGEAGITAENITAYFNANPTVVTLSGNNEQRIEQIIRQKYISLFSNGLEQWNDWRRTGYPVLAEHTNAQGIDGRRPVRAVYLFTEQQRNPNFPQGNTVPESNVPLWWDVN